From a single Calothrix sp. NIES-2098 genomic region:
- a CDS encoding phospholipid/glycerol acyltransferase, translating into MMEIYSANPTSQQKLANTRATTKVAHTTSRVSSWLAPLAYLLGRHFLIPSFFGRIKIIGQENIPTTGPVILAPTHRARWDALLVPYAAIACQAKTDLRFMVTSSECKGLQGWFVRRLGGFPVDPKHPSISTLRHGVDLLQQKKTLVIFPEGGIYRDGEVHPLKPGIARLALSAESSQPDLEIKIIPISINYSQTYPNWGTDVIIRIGPAIKVADYSKGCIKQNAKSLTSDLAKVLQQLSYQESEITNHTLVEIPNS; encoded by the coding sequence ATGATGGAAATTTACTCTGCTAACCCTACCTCTCAGCAAAAACTAGCAAATACTCGTGCAACTACCAAGGTGGCTCATACTACCTCGCGGGTTTCTTCTTGGTTAGCGCCTCTAGCGTATCTCTTAGGACGCCACTTCCTTATACCGTCGTTTTTTGGGCGAATTAAAATTATTGGGCAAGAAAATATTCCCACAACTGGCCCTGTAATTCTCGCTCCTACCCACCGTGCGCGTTGGGATGCATTGCTTGTACCTTATGCAGCGATCGCTTGTCAAGCAAAAACAGACCTGCGATTTATGGTGACTAGTAGCGAATGTAAAGGGTTGCAAGGTTGGTTTGTCCGACGTTTAGGAGGATTTCCTGTCGATCCTAAACACCCATCAATTAGTACCTTACGGCATGGGGTCGATCTGCTTCAGCAGAAAAAAACCCTAGTAATTTTCCCAGAAGGTGGAATTTACCGTGATGGTGAAGTTCACCCATTAAAGCCAGGAATTGCACGTCTAGCTTTGAGTGCTGAATCAAGTCAGCCAGATTTGGAAATTAAAATTATACCTATTAGTATTAATTACAGTCAAACTTATCCAAACTGGGGTACAGATGTGATTATTCGCATTGGCCCAGCAATCAAAGTTGCAGATTATAGTAAAGGTTGTATCAAACAAAATGCTAAATCCCTAACTAGCGATTTAGCTAAAGTTTTGCAACAACTCAGCTACCAAGAATCAGAAATTACTAATCATACATTGGTCGAAATTCCTAATTCTTAA
- a CDS encoding CMP/dCMP deaminase zinc-binding protein, protein MIIEHPEYIVHRQWMTRALELAKTAGNAGEVPVGALIVDDSGNLLAEGENRKERDQDPTAHAEIIALRAAAKSLQNWRLNQCTLYVTLEPCPMCAGAIIHARIGLLVYGVDDTKTGAIRTVTNIPDSAASNHRLQVLGGILESACRQQLQAWFATRRHQQN, encoded by the coding sequence ATGATAATTGAACACCCAGAGTATATTGTCCACCGACAATGGATGACTCGCGCCTTAGAATTGGCAAAAACAGCAGGTAATGCCGGAGAAGTCCCTGTAGGGGCACTGATCGTTGATGACTCAGGTAATTTACTGGCAGAGGGCGAAAATAGGAAAGAACGCGACCAAGATCCCACAGCTCACGCAGAAATTATTGCTCTGAGGGCAGCTGCTAAAAGTTTACAAAATTGGCGTCTCAATCAATGCACTCTCTATGTAACCTTAGAACCTTGCCCAATGTGTGCCGGTGCTATTATACACGCCCGTATAGGATTGCTGGTATATGGAGTAGACGATACCAAAACTGGTGCAATACGTACTGTTACCAACATACCCGATAGTGCAGCGTCTAATCACCGCCTACAAGTCCTTGGAGGCATTTTAGAGTCTGCCTGTCGTCAGCAATTGCAAGCTTGGTTTGCTACCCGACGCCATCAGCAAAATTAG
- a CDS encoding glutaredoxin: MLDFLNPLLNRHPERVKANVEIYTWQTCPYCIRAKMLLWWKGVQFQEYKIDGDEAARAKMAERANGRRTVPQIFINDRHVGGCDDLYQLDTQGQLDPLLAQAAI, translated from the coding sequence ATGCTGGATTTTCTCAATCCCCTATTAAATCGCCATCCAGAGCGAGTTAAAGCCAATGTCGAAATCTACACCTGGCAAACTTGTCCTTACTGTATCCGCGCTAAAATGCTGCTGTGGTGGAAAGGCGTGCAATTTCAAGAATACAAAATCGATGGTGACGAAGCCGCCAGAGCAAAAATGGCAGAACGAGCTAATGGACGCCGTACAGTACCGCAGATTTTCATTAACGATCGGCATGTTGGTGGCTGTGATGACCTTTATCAATTAGATACACAAGGTCAACTCGACCCTCTCTTAGCCCAAGCAGCCATTTAA
- a CDS encoding GlpX family protein translates to MENTLGLEIIEVVEQAAIASAKWMGKGEKNTADQVAVEAMRERMNKIYMRGRIVIGEGERDDAPMLYIGEEVGICSRPDAKDFCNPDELIEIDIAVDPCEGTNLVAYGQPGSMAVLAISEKGGLFAAPDFYMKKLAAPPAAKGKVDINKSATENLKILSECLDRAIEELVVVVMKRERHNDLIKEIRDAGARVQLISDGDVGAALSCGFAGTNIHALMGIGAAPEGVISAAAMRALGGHFQGQLIYDPAIVKTGLIGESKEANLDRLKSMNINDPDKVYDAHELASGETVLFAASGITTGNLIQGVRFFKGGARTQSLVISNQSNTARFVDTIHMFDSPKTVQLH, encoded by the coding sequence GTGGAAAATACACTTGGATTAGAGATTATTGAGGTAGTAGAGCAAGCCGCGATCGCATCCGCCAAGTGGATGGGTAAGGGCGAAAAGAACACTGCTGACCAAGTAGCAGTGGAAGCAATGCGCGAACGCATGAACAAAATTTATATGCGCGGTCGCATTGTGATTGGTGAAGGCGAACGCGATGACGCCCCTATGTTATATATTGGGGAAGAGGTGGGTATCTGCTCCCGTCCAGATGCTAAGGATTTCTGTAACCCAGATGAACTGATTGAAATTGACATCGCTGTTGACCCTTGTGAAGGTACGAACTTGGTAGCATACGGACAACCTGGTTCGATGGCTGTATTGGCAATTTCCGAAAAAGGTGGCTTATTTGCAGCTCCTGACTTCTACATGAAGAAGTTAGCAGCACCTCCAGCAGCTAAGGGCAAGGTGGACATTAACAAGTCAGCAACAGAAAACCTCAAAATTCTCTCCGAGTGTCTAGACCGCGCTATTGAAGAACTTGTGGTAGTCGTGATGAAGCGCGAACGCCACAACGATTTGATTAAAGAAATTCGCGATGCTGGGGCGAGAGTGCAGTTGATTTCCGATGGTGATGTCGGCGCAGCTTTATCTTGTGGTTTTGCTGGTACTAACATCCACGCCCTAATGGGTATCGGTGCTGCGCCTGAAGGTGTGATTTCCGCAGCCGCTATGCGTGCTTTAGGTGGACATTTCCAAGGTCAGCTGATCTATGACCCAGCAATCGTCAAAACAGGCTTAATTGGCGAAAGCAAAGAAGCTAACCTAGATCGTCTTAAGTCGATGAATATCAATGACCCCGATAAGGTCTACGATGCTCATGAACTGGCATCTGGTGAGACCGTGCTATTTGCTGCAAGCGGTATTACCACTGGAAATCTGATCCAAGGTGTCCGCTTCTTCAAAGGTGGTGCTAGAACGCAAAGCCTAGTTATTTCTAACCAGTCAAACACTGCTAGGTTTGTGGATACTATTCACATGTTTGACTCGCCTAAGACCGTACAATTGCATTAA
- a CDS encoding shikimate/quinate 5-dehydrogenase encodes MNIAVVGLSHKTAPVEIREKLSIPEPQTESAIAQLTSYPHIDEVAILSTCNRLEIYIVTGETEHGIREVTQFLAEYSKLPVTSLRQHLFMLLHDDAVMHMMRVAAGLDSLVLGEGQILAQVKNTHKLGQQYNGIKTILNRLFKQALTAGKRVRTETSIGTGAVSISSAAVELAQMKVANLAACRVAILGAGKMSRLLVQHLISKGAGQISILNRSRDRALELAKQFPDQTLEIQPLSEMMAVISRSDLVFTSTSATDPILDRAKIEMVLEPQQSLMLFDISVPRNVHADVNELANVQAFNVDDLKAVVAQNYESRRKMAQEAEKILDEEVEAFDVWWRSLETVSTISCLRNKVETIREQELEKALSRLGSEFAEKHQEVIEALTRGIVNKILHDPMVQLRAQQDVEARRRCMQTLQMLFNLDAEEQFS; translated from the coding sequence ATGAATATAGCAGTGGTGGGGTTAAGCCATAAAACAGCCCCAGTAGAAATCCGGGAAAAGTTGAGTATTCCAGAACCGCAAACAGAAAGTGCGATCGCTCAACTTACCAGCTATCCTCATATTGATGAAGTTGCCATCCTGAGTACTTGTAACCGCCTGGAAATTTATATCGTCACAGGTGAAACCGAACACGGTATCCGGGAAGTAACTCAATTTTTAGCAGAATACAGTAAATTACCTGTAACATCTTTACGGCAACACCTGTTTATGTTGCTGCATGACGACGCTGTGATGCATATGATGCGCGTAGCAGCTGGTTTAGATAGTTTAGTCCTTGGTGAAGGGCAAATTCTGGCTCAGGTGAAGAATACTCACAAACTGGGGCAGCAATATAACGGTATAAAAACAATTTTGAATCGATTATTTAAACAAGCTTTAACAGCAGGCAAGCGAGTTCGTACAGAAACTAGCATTGGTACTGGCGCAGTCTCCATCAGTTCGGCGGCGGTAGAGTTAGCGCAGATGAAAGTGGCAAATTTAGCTGCTTGCCGGGTGGCAATTCTCGGCGCTGGTAAAATGTCGCGCTTGCTGGTTCAGCATTTAATTTCTAAAGGTGCTGGGCAAATTAGTATTTTAAATCGCTCTCGCGATCGCGCTCTAGAATTAGCCAAACAGTTTCCCGATCAAACTCTGGAAATTCAACCGCTATCAGAAATGATGGCAGTAATATCTCGTAGCGATTTAGTATTTACTAGTACATCTGCTACAGACCCTATCCTAGATCGTGCCAAAATAGAAATGGTTTTAGAGCCTCAGCAGTCTTTGATGCTATTTGACATTTCCGTGCCCCGCAACGTCCATGCAGACGTGAATGAACTAGCCAACGTGCAAGCGTTCAATGTGGATGATTTGAAGGCCGTTGTAGCGCAAAACTACGAAAGCCGTCGGAAAATGGCTCAAGAAGCTGAGAAAATATTAGATGAAGAAGTAGAAGCTTTTGATGTTTGGTGGCGCAGTCTAGAAACTGTCTCCACTATTAGCTGTCTGCGTAATAAAGTCGAAACCATCCGCGAACAAGAACTGGAAAAAGCATTGTCGCGCTTGGGTTCGGAATTTGCAGAAAAGCATCAAGAGGTGATCGAAGCTTTAACAAGAGGAATCGTTAACAAAATTTTACACGATCCGATGGTGCAATTGCGAGCGCAGCAGGATGTGGAAGCCAGACGGCGATGTATGCAGACTTTGCAAATGTTATTTAACCTAGACGCAGAAGAGCAGTTTAGTTAA
- a CDS encoding transcriptional regulator: MRKEQFQTLLQFFKALADESRLKIVGILANQECSVEELAVLLQLKEPTVSHHLSKLKELNLVTMRPEGNSRFYQLDSEALQNISKEIFTPEKIASLIEDVDTEAWESKVLSNYLESVTNNIEEVQRLKEIPASRKKRLVILKWLASKFEEGVQYPERTVNETLKRYHPDYATLRRELIGYQLMRRENGVYWRDNTDVRTSL, translated from the coding sequence ATGAGGAAAGAACAGTTTCAGACTCTACTGCAATTTTTTAAAGCCTTAGCGGATGAGAGCCGATTAAAAATTGTGGGTATTTTAGCAAACCAAGAGTGCAGTGTTGAAGAATTAGCTGTGCTATTACAACTTAAGGAACCGACAGTCTCCCATCATTTATCAAAACTGAAGGAACTGAATTTGGTGACGATGCGCCCAGAAGGTAATAGCCGCTTCTACCAATTGGATAGCGAAGCTTTACAAAATATCAGCAAAGAAATTTTTACCCCTGAGAAAATAGCATCCTTAATTGAGGATGTAGATACTGAAGCTTGGGAAAGCAAAGTCTTGAGCAACTATCTAGAGAGTGTTACCAACAACATAGAGGAAGTACAACGCCTCAAAGAAATTCCTGCTAGCCGCAAAAAGCGCTTAGTTATTCTCAAGTGGCTGGCGAGTAAATTTGAGGAAGGAGTTCAGTACCCAGAACGAACGGTGAATGAAACACTCAAGCGCTATCATCCTGACTACGCTACCTTGCGGCGGGAGTTAATTGGCTACCAATTAATGCGGCGAGAAAATGGGGTTTATTGGCGGGATAACACAGATGTGAGAACCAGCCTGTAA
- a CDS encoding transcriptional regulator, which translates to MYNEQFQLLLHFFKALADESRLKIIGVLANQDCSVEELAVLLELKEPTISHHLMKLKELDLVSMCPQGNTHFYRLESETLQNLSKKVFTPEKIASSIENFDSDVWANRVSQNYIEGEEPIQRLKEIPASRKKRLVILKWLVSKFEEQIQYSERSVNEILKRYHPDYATLRRELIDNQLMQRENGVYWRL; encoded by the coding sequence ATGTATAACGAGCAGTTCCAACTCTTGCTACACTTCTTCAAAGCTTTGGCAGACGAGAGTCGATTAAAAATTATCGGGGTTTTGGCTAATCAAGATTGCAGCGTTGAGGAATTGGCGGTGCTACTAGAACTCAAAGAACCGACGATATCCCACCATCTGATGAAACTAAAAGAATTAGATTTGGTGAGTATGTGCCCACAAGGTAATACTCACTTCTATCGATTAGAGAGCGAAACATTGCAAAACCTGAGTAAGAAAGTTTTTACACCTGAGAAAATAGCATCTTCAATTGAGAATTTTGACAGTGATGTGTGGGCTAACAGAGTATCGCAAAACTATATAGAGGGAGAAGAACCTATCCAACGCCTCAAAGAAATTCCTGCTAGCCGGAAAAAGCGTTTAGTTATTCTCAAGTGGTTGGTAAGTAAATTTGAAGAGCAGATTCAGTATTCTGAACGCTCAGTCAATGAAATTCTCAAGCGCTATCATCCCGATTATGCTACCTTGCGGCGAGAGTTAATTGATAATCAATTAATGCAGCGAGAAAATGGGGTCTATTGGAGATTATGA
- a CDS encoding ABC transporter-related protein, giving the protein MVNNQSPQLSLLSATGLSKSFGGIKAVSDANIEVAKGSITGLIGPNGAGKTTFFNLLSNFIRPDKGRVIFDGEPIHHLQPYQIAQQGIVRTFQVARTLSRLSVLENMLLAAQKQTGENFWQVQLQPHVVAKEEKQLKEQAMYLLESVGLAQKAHDYAGGLSGGQRKLLEMGRALMTNPKLILLDEPAAGVNPRLIDDICDRILNWNRKDGMTFLIIEHNMDVIMSLCDRVWVLAEGKNLADGTPAEIQTNPQVLEAYLGK; this is encoded by the coding sequence TTGGTAAATAACCAGTCACCCCAACTTTCCCTGCTATCAGCCACTGGACTTTCTAAAAGCTTTGGTGGGATTAAAGCCGTCAGTGATGCCAATATAGAAGTAGCTAAAGGCAGCATCACAGGATTGATTGGCCCTAACGGTGCTGGCAAAACTACCTTTTTCAACTTACTATCTAATTTCATCCGCCCAGATAAGGGACGAGTCATTTTTGATGGCGAACCAATTCATCACCTGCAACCGTACCAAATCGCCCAGCAAGGGATAGTTCGCACCTTTCAAGTAGCCCGGACTCTTTCGCGGTTGTCGGTGTTAGAAAATATGCTTCTGGCGGCGCAAAAACAAACTGGTGAGAATTTTTGGCAGGTGCAATTACAACCCCACGTTGTAGCGAAGGAAGAAAAGCAATTAAAAGAACAAGCGATGTACTTGTTAGAGTCAGTAGGATTGGCACAAAAAGCCCATGATTACGCTGGTGGTTTGTCTGGTGGACAACGCAAGCTGCTAGAAATGGGACGGGCGTTGATGACTAATCCCAAATTGATTTTGCTCGATGAACCCGCAGCTGGTGTTAATCCCAGATTGATTGATGATATTTGCGATCGCATTCTCAACTGGAACCGCAAAGATGGCATGACTTTTCTGATTATCGAACACAATATGGATGTGATTATGTCCTTGTGCGATCGGGTTTGGGTGCTGGCTGAAGGCAAAAATCTCGCCGATGGTACACCAGCAGAAATTCAAACTAATCCCCAAGTTCTAGAAGCGTATTTAGGAAAATAA
- a CDS encoding inner-membrane translocator encodes MFEYLIFLAISTATFALFGLGLNLQWGFTGLINFGHIAFMTLGAYTTVLLSFKGVPLLVSAIIGAIVAALLGLVIGFATLRLREDYLGIVTIGVGELIRLVVNNQDLPVGNTWISGAFGVQSYSIPLSTTPNLFFRFLMIGLLTLLLAVTLFSLWRWISTTRVSGGGTETLTRKTSKQEFASRLGVGIVLGLLAIIIYISGIVTLYNYIPKAGLMLISVLVLALVFWRLEMLVRSPWGRVLKAIREDEEIPKALGKNVFWYKLQSLMLGGAIAGIAGAFFAWQLSAIYPDNFQPQLTFDAWIMVILGGSGNNVGTILGAVIYFAYDALTREFLPKIIPLDEARLGAFRIMVIGLILMVLMIWRPQGILGKKEELTLGK; translated from the coding sequence ATGTTTGAATATTTAATCTTCTTAGCAATTTCTACAGCCACTTTTGCCCTGTTCGGTTTGGGGCTGAACTTGCAGTGGGGCTTTACGGGTTTAATTAACTTTGGTCATATTGCTTTTATGACCTTGGGAGCATACACAACAGTATTATTAAGCTTTAAAGGCGTTCCTTTACTAGTATCGGCAATTATTGGGGCAATTGTCGCTGCTTTGTTGGGTTTGGTAATTGGTTTTGCAACTCTGCGCTTGCGCGAAGATTATCTGGGAATTGTCACTATCGGGGTGGGAGAACTGATTCGGTTGGTGGTGAATAACCAGGATTTACCTGTGGGTAACACTTGGATATCTGGGGCGTTTGGTGTCCAAAGTTACTCAATACCTCTGTCCACAACCCCTAATTTGTTTTTTAGATTCCTGATGATCGGGCTGCTGACGCTGCTTTTAGCTGTTACTTTGTTTTCGTTATGGCGCTGGATTAGCACTACTAGAGTATCTGGTGGCGGTACTGAGACATTAACGAGAAAAACCAGCAAACAGGAATTCGCATCCCGTTTGGGAGTGGGGATTGTTTTGGGGTTATTGGCAATTATCATTTATATTTCTGGGATTGTTACCCTGTATAACTACATACCCAAGGCAGGTTTAATGCTGATATCGGTGTTAGTATTAGCATTGGTATTTTGGCGCTTGGAAATGTTAGTGCGATCGCCTTGGGGTAGAGTGCTTAAAGCTATCCGCGAAGATGAAGAAATACCCAAAGCGCTGGGAAAAAATGTGTTTTGGTATAAATTACAATCGCTAATGTTAGGTGGTGCGATCGCTGGAATTGCTGGTGCATTCTTTGCTTGGCAACTCAGCGCCATTTACCCCGATAATTTCCAACCACAGTTAACTTTTGACGCTTGGATCATGGTGATTCTCGGTGGTTCTGGGAATAACGTCGGCACAATATTGGGCGCTGTAATTTACTTTGCTTATGATGCTTTGACTCGTGAATTCCTGCCTAAAATCATTCCCCTTGACGAAGCACGTCTGGGTGCATTTCGCATCATGGTTATCGGTTTAATTTTGATGGTGCTGATGATTTGGCGTCCGCAAGGTATCTTAGGGAAAAAGGAGGAACTTACTCTTGGTAAATAA
- a CDS encoding phosphoglucose isomerase, which yields MDARALWQRYQDWLYFHEGLGLYLDVSRMRFDDTFVESLRPKFDKAFADMVALEKGAIANPDENRMVGHYWLRNPDLAPTPELTQEIVQTLEQIEAFAEKIQTGAIHPPRANRFTDIISIGIGGSALGPEFVAEALSPDFPPLKIHFIDNTDPTGIDRILTQLRNSLASTLVLVISKSGGTPEPRNGMIEVKKAYAGQNLEFAQYAVAITSVDSNLDKVAKAEGWLARFPMYDWVGGRTSEMSAVGLVPAALQGIDIRAMLEGAKEMDDATRIADIKNNPAALLALSWYYSGNGKGEKDMVVLPYKDSLLLFSRYLQQLVMESLGKEKDLDGNTVYQGIAVYGNKGSTDQHAYVQQLREGVPNFFATLIEVLEDRKSPSPEIDPGVTSGDYLSGFLQGTRQALYENHRDSITVTIPQVNSRTVGALIALYERAVGLYASLVNINAYHQPGVEAGKKAAAAILDLQKRVLEVLQKEKSPLSLEEIAEKAGATEQIEAIYIILRHLYANQRGVVLHGNLGQPSSLKVSVG from the coding sequence ATGGATGCTAGGGCACTTTGGCAACGATACCAAGATTGGTTATATTTCCACGAGGGATTGGGACTGTACTTAGATGTAAGTCGAATGCGGTTTGACGATACCTTTGTGGAGTCGTTGCGGCCGAAGTTTGATAAGGCGTTTGCGGATATGGTAGCACTCGAAAAAGGTGCGATCGCCAATCCGGACGAAAATCGCATGGTTGGACATTACTGGCTGCGAAACCCTGATTTAGCACCTACTCCAGAACTCACGCAAGAAATTGTCCAAACTTTAGAACAAATCGAAGCCTTTGCGGAGAAAATTCAAACAGGTGCGATTCATCCTCCCAGAGCCAATCGCTTCACCGATATAATCTCTATTGGTATTGGTGGTTCTGCCCTCGGCCCCGAATTTGTCGCTGAAGCCCTCTCCCCTGATTTCCCACCTCTAAAAATTCACTTTATCGACAATACCGATCCGACGGGGATAGATCGCATTCTCACGCAATTGCGAAATAGCCTTGCCAGCACTTTAGTTTTGGTAATCTCGAAATCTGGGGGCACACCTGAACCGCGCAATGGCATGATTGAAGTCAAAAAAGCCTACGCTGGGCAAAATTTGGAATTTGCCCAATATGCGGTAGCTATTACTAGCGTGGATAGCAATCTAGATAAAGTGGCAAAGGCTGAAGGTTGGCTGGCGAGGTTCCCCATGTATGACTGGGTTGGGGGACGCACCTCAGAAATGTCTGCTGTTGGCTTAGTACCTGCGGCACTACAAGGCATTGATATTCGTGCCATGCTAGAGGGTGCCAAAGAAATGGATGACGCCACCCGTATTGCTGACATAAAAAATAACCCAGCAGCGCTACTTGCCTTATCTTGGTACTATTCTGGCAATGGCAAGGGTGAAAAAGACATGGTTGTGCTTCCCTACAAGGACAGCCTGCTTTTGTTCAGCCGCTATTTGCAACAGCTGGTAATGGAATCCTTGGGCAAAGAAAAAGATTTAGATGGTAACACCGTTTACCAAGGTATCGCCGTTTACGGTAACAAAGGCTCAACAGATCAACACGCCTACGTACAACAGTTGCGCGAAGGTGTACCCAATTTCTTTGCTACCTTAATCGAAGTTTTAGAAGATCGTAAAAGTCCATCTCCAGAAATCGATCCTGGCGTAACATCAGGCGATTATCTCTCTGGTTTTCTCCAAGGAACTCGCCAAGCACTTTACGAAAATCACCGCGATTCAATTACAGTCACTATTCCCCAAGTTAATTCTCGTACTGTCGGGGCGTTAATTGCTTTATATGAGCGTGCTGTTGGCTTGTATGCTAGCTTGGTCAACATTAACGCTTACCATCAACCAGGGGTAGAAGCTGGTAAAAAAGCCGCCGCCGCTATTCTGGACTTACAAAAACGCGTTCTAGAAGTACTGCAAAAGGAAAAATCTCCCCTTTCTTTAGAAGAAATTGCCGAGAAAGCAGGCGCAACCGAACAAATAGAAGCAATTTACATAATTCTGCGTCACCTTTACGCCAATCAGCGAGGTGTGGTGTTGCATGGTAATCTTGGACAACCTAGCAGTTTAAAAGTTTCTGTCGGCTGA
- a CDS encoding translation initiation factor: MVDDFFRKAKDLFLGRNDDRVNEEYRDRDVRPASEDPYGDPADQDVYGNAIPASQDPYGDPADQGFYGNAIPASQDPYGDPADQGFYGNAIPASQDPYGDPADQEFGDIRPASEDPYGDPADDEYRR, from the coding sequence ATGGTAGATGATTTTTTCCGCAAGGCGAAGGATTTGTTCTTAGGAAGGAACGACGATCGAGTTAACGAAGAATACCGCGATCGCGATGTACGTCCAGCTAGCGAAGACCCTTACGGCGATCCAGCCGACCAGGATGTTTACGGTAATGCCATCCCCGCCAGCCAAGACCCTTACGGCGACCCAGCAGACCAAGGCTTTTACGGTAACGCCATTCCCGCCAGTCAAGACCCTTACGGCGACCCAGCCGACCAAGGCTTTTACGGTAACGCCATCCCCGCCAGCCAAGACCCTTATGGCGACCCAGCCGACCAGGAATTTGGTGATATCCGCCCAGCTAGCGAAGACCCCTACGGCGATCCCGCTGATGACGAATACCGCCGCTAA
- a CDS encoding malate dehydrogenase, NAD-dependent, which translates to MSSYPESPALCHLPRVTVIGAGRVGSTLAQRIAEKNLADVVLLDIVQGMPQGLALDLMEARGIEIHNRQIIGTNDYVDTSGSEIVVITAGIPRKPGMSRDDLLKTNAKIVVEAAKNAIAHSPNAILIVVTNPLDVMTYLAWQATGLPRDRVMGMAGVLDSARFETFIALELGVLPADVKAMVLGSHGDLMVPLPRYANVNGIPITELLDAATIERLVERTRNGGAEIVELMQTGGAFFAPASATCMMVESILLNQSRLLPVAAYLQGEYGLNDIFIGVPCRLSCGGIESVLELNITDEERAALHTSAQSVRRNIDRAQEILSTVTV; encoded by the coding sequence ATGTCTTCTTATCCTGAATCTCCGGCTCTATGCCATTTACCCCGTGTCACTGTTATTGGTGCAGGTAGAGTTGGTAGTACCCTAGCTCAACGAATTGCTGAGAAAAACCTAGCAGATGTAGTTTTATTAGATATTGTCCAGGGAATGCCTCAAGGCTTGGCACTGGATTTGATGGAAGCCAGAGGAATTGAAATACATAATCGTCAGATTATTGGCACTAACGACTATGTTGATACTTCGGGTTCGGAAATTGTGGTGATTACCGCAGGAATTCCTCGCAAACCAGGGATGAGTAGAGATGATTTACTCAAAACCAATGCCAAGATTGTAGTGGAAGCCGCCAAAAATGCGATCGCTCATTCTCCAAATGCGATTTTGATTGTCGTCACCAATCCCTTGGATGTGATGACTTATTTGGCTTGGCAAGCAACTGGTTTACCACGCGATCGCGTCATGGGTATGGCTGGTGTTTTAGACTCAGCCCGCTTTGAAACCTTCATCGCTCTGGAATTAGGAGTTTTACCCGCCGATGTTAAGGCGATGGTGTTGGGTAGTCACGGCGATTTAATGGTTCCCTTGCCTCGTTATGCTAACGTCAACGGCATTCCGATTACAGAATTATTGGATGCAGCCACCATTGAACGCTTAGTAGAAAGAACCCGTAACGGTGGTGCCGAAATTGTAGAATTGATGCAAACGGGTGGTGCTTTTTTTGCCCCCGCCTCCGCTACCTGCATGATGGTAGAATCGATTCTGCTCAATCAATCGCGTTTATTGCCTGTAGCGGCTTATCTTCAAGGTGAATACGGTTTAAACGATATCTTCATCGGCGTTCCCTGTCGGTTGAGTTGTGGCGGAATTGAGAGTGTATTGGAATTAAATATCACTGATGAAGAAAGGGCAGCTTTGCATACTTCTGCTCAATCAGTGCGTCGAAATATTGATAGAGCGCAGGAAATCCTGTCTACTGTCACGGTTTAA